Genomic window (Allostreptomyces psammosilenae):
GCGCCGCCGCGCCCACCCACCCGGAGCGCCCGGCGCGGGCCGTCTCCGGCTACCTGGCGTTCGGCTTCGCCCTGGCGCTGGCCGCCTTCGCGACGCTGCTCGGCGTCTTCCTCGCCGACGACTACCTCGGCCCGGTCATGGTGGTGATCGTGCTCTGCGGCCTGGTCGCCGTCGCGCTGCTGGCCGGAATGGTCGTGGTCAACCCCAACGAGGCCCGGGTGCTCCAGCTGTTCGGCTCCTACGCCGGCACGCTGAGCCGCGACGGCTTCTGGTGCGTCAACCCGCTCACCACCCGCCGGCGCGTCTCGCTGCGCGTGCGCAACTTCGAGAGCTCGGTGCTCAAGGTGAACGACCTCGACGGCACCCCGGTGGAGATCGCCGCCGTGGTGGTCTGGAAGGTCGAGGACGCCGCCTCCGCCGTCTTCCAGGTGGACGACTACGAGGAGTACGTCACCACCCAGGCCGAGACGGGCGTGCGCCACCTGGCCACCTCCTACCCCTACGACAGTGGCGAGGAGGGCCAGCCCTCGCTGCGCTCCGGCCTCAACCTCGGGGACGAACTCGGCGCCGAGGTGCAGGAGCGGGTCGCCCTGGCCGGTGTGCGGGTCCTGGAGTGCCGGATCACCCATCTGGCGTACGCTCCGGAGATCGCCCAGGCGATGCTCCAGCGGCAGCAGGCGGGAGCCGTGGTGTCCGCCCGGACCCGCATCGTGGAGGGCGCCGTCGGCATGGTCGAGATGGCCCTGGACCGGCTCAGCGAGCGCGAGGTCGTCGAGCTGGACGAGGAGCGCAAGGCCGCCATGGTCAGCAACCTCATGGTGGTGCTCTGCGGTGACCGGGGGACCCAGCCCGTCGTGAACGCCGGCTCGCTGTACCAGTGACCTCCCCGGACCCGCGAGGGACGTCCACGGGGGCCGACCAGGGTTAAGGAGCGAGTAGGTGGCAGAGCGCAAGAAGTTCCTGCTGCGCGTCGATCCCCAGGTGTACGAGGCCCTGCAACGCTGGGCGGACGACGAACTGCGCAGCGTGAACGCGCACATCGAGTTCCTGCTGCGCAGGGCGCTGGACCAGGCCGGCCGGGCGGTGCGGGACGGGCCGTCCCCGCGCCGCGGCCGACCGCCCAAACGCCCCCGGGGCGACGACGGGCCGACCGGCGGCGCTCGGACCGACGGCGGTCCCACGGCCGACGGGCCGACCGGCGGCGGGCCGACCGGCGGCGGACCGACAGGCGGCGGACCGACAGGCGAGGAGCCGGCCGACGACGCGGCCCCCACCGGCGACGGCCCGTCGGGACCGTCCCGACCGGCACCGACCGACTGATTTCGGCCGATCCCGCCCGAAGCGGCACCAGGAGCACAACTGGCCCGGACGGACCGTCACGACCCGTACCCACCGGGCAGTCCCGCCTGACGCCGCCTCGGATCCCAGAGGTGGCCGGCAGCCCTCCCGGCACCGGCCACCCGCCCCGGGACGACGCGATCGAAGGGGGCGTCCGCGACCGCCGCGGACGCCCCCGCGGCGTGTCCGCGACCGCCCCCGATCGCCCGCCACGCCGGGCGCCGCCCCCTCGCCCCACGACTCGCGGCGATGCGCTGTATCCGACGGGAACCTTCCTTCGATACGCTGATCTCTGGCAACTGC
Coding sequences:
- a CDS encoding SPFH domain-containing protein, with amino-acid sequence MPEHTAQSAVSTEYVPDMSAAAPTHPERPARAVSGYLAFGFALALAAFATLLGVFLADDYLGPVMVVIVLCGLVAVALLAGMVVVNPNEARVLQLFGSYAGTLSRDGFWCVNPLTTRRRVSLRVRNFESSVLKVNDLDGTPVEIAAVVVWKVEDAASAVFQVDDYEEYVTTQAETGVRHLATSYPYDSGEEGQPSLRSGLNLGDELGAEVQERVALAGVRVLECRITHLAYAPEIAQAMLQRQQAGAVVSARTRIVEGAVGMVEMALDRLSEREVVELDEERKAAMVSNLMVVLCGDRGTQPVVNAGSLYQ